The genomic DNA AACACGGaaacaaccccccacccccaccaccGCGAGAGACAAAAACAACTGTGGTTTTAGTTTCAGTACATTAGGAGACACAAATTACACACCTCAAATTGAGAGGTGTGGTACACACACATGtttattttactatatttttaaGGACATCTCATAGACGTTATGATATCTATGTGGAGGTGATGATATTTTCTATACCCTAACCATAATGCTAACCCTTACTAAAAGCTGTTAGCATCAGTCATTTAAAGCAGGACATGATTTGTCTGATTTATGAGTCTTTTTGAATAGTGAAGAGTGCTGAAAATGTCACAAGTCAGTTTTCATCTTGTTTTACTGAGTTAGGACGTCAAAAGTAGAGCTTGTGTTTTCTGAATGGAAATACactttatgtccattaaatcaaaCTTCACATATAACAGTTTATCAACacacattttataaaacaatCAACCATTTTCTCAAAACTACAAACAATCTCAAAACTATACATTAGTTTGTACAAGTCTCAAATTTATATGAAAATCAAACACTTCACACcagaaaaacaaagaagaattAAACCTACCTGACCTATCTGAatctattaaaaatacatttcttgatGTATTCTCTTCATAAGGCGTAATTTACTGTTTAATTTACTTTTTGCCTTTTCCAATTTTGTCTCCACCACTTTTTCAAATAGCCttcatcaggtaagtgtctaatacAGAAGAACTATCTCCAGTTCTTGAGGaggagtttccatttcattcATGTGTGTTATAATAAGTTGCACTCCAGCGGTGGagtttgttattttgaatgttataatTTGTGCTCGTTGTGGCTGTTTTCAGTGGCGTTGTGTGACAGTGGACAACGATGTTCTGTCGTGCACACAGACGTGCGCTCTACTCGCTCcgcagaaatgcaaacagatcaTGAATTacatccactgatgtacagatATAGTCTTCTTTTATCAAGTTAAAAAGTTATATAAGGGGGGATTATAACTCAGATCTCCTTGTACTAGAGGCAATGACTTTACTATGAGACCCATCAGTCAGACAGTTCTATCAAAATGTTACTGATTCATGTATTTATTCTAACAAAACCCCAGTACTGACAGCATTACATGTATGAATCAAGTTATCagaaattatgtgaaatatttttggtgtgcttgaattggtcatcaagaatgactctttatcaaaacagacaagattatttgacattatctgcacataacctaattagTATTCATGAGTTACGCCACTCTCCACCTCCAACTGTCCCCACCACTCGTCTGTCTCTCTTtactcacatactgtatacagacaTGACACATACACAGCAGTCAAACAATGAAACAAACTGTTATTTAAACAATTATCCCCAGTCTGCAGTTTGTGTGCGTCTGAAGTGTAAGCCTTCATGAtttaactgtaaatgtttatcacTGAAATCATTCAatcattaaaatgtgttgtttaaattaaatgaatgtaaaCATTCATTCATGTGTGTCTTCTATTTTAGTGTAATATGGTGTAAGTTTCTCATTCAGTTTCATATACATTCATGTCAttacatgcttcaaaacattcTCATACACTATAATTGACTCCTTTAACTCCAGTTCATTCCACCTTAATCCACTTCAAACTGTTCAGGTGTTTAATATCTGTCTGTGGTGACAACATGTCTGTTTCTCAGTCTGACAGATGTGAtgtatgtgatgtgtgtgtgtgtgtgtgtgtgtgtgtgtgtgtgtgtgtgtgtgttatactcTTTAAATTCACCTGCACACAGACTGTCACAGCAGAACTCTGAATGTGTGCTGATATTCTGCTGTTCTATCTAGAGACCCTGTTTTTTATTATCATGTCATATTTTTACAGATCTGAACAGACGCTGAAGATCCTGCTGACGATGTGTGTGTTTGGAGTTCTTCCACTAAAAACAGATCAGGTGTGTGTGCAGATCAGGattaacagtttattttttaaatgaggtGAGATGTATGTAAGGACACGTCCGCATTAAAACGCTTTagttgaaaactcagttttcagtttcctaatgtcattgttcTTTTAAAGTATGCGGTACTGGTGAACGTTAAATGTGGATGGGAGGAGGAAATGTTACaaaatttatacattttcaacTGAAAACTTAGTGTGGTCATGGCCTAAATAACTGTGTTTTTTATAATGGTTAGAGGCAGCATAAATTCATCTTCTTCTGGTGAAACATCTGCTCTAGAAGAAAAAATGACATGTTACATCTGCAGATCTTAATGGATGATgatcatgtgtgtgtttgtagtttCCAGCAGCGCAGGGATTCGCTTTCCTGCTGTATCCAGTTTCAGTTGTGGGTCCGTATCAACAACACACACTTCTGATACCAGTGACCACAGCTGACCACAACACACAACTAACACACACTGCACCGGCAGACCACAGCAAGGTAAGTGTGTGTGCACATGGGAGGACACAGAGAATTTGAAGTGTGTGTTGTATGTTTTAGAAACAGATAATTCTGCTGCTCTGAATTTAGGGTGATATTTCTCTTCAGATGAGCCATCAACGCATGTTTGAGCCTTTAAAAGCAAATAGTGCGTTTCTTAAGTCTGTGACACGCTCCGCCCCTGTCCCTGCCCATGGCTCTGCTCATGGCTCCGCCCCCAGCCCCGCCCCTGATCTTCACGCCCTCCCTTCGGAGTCTCCGGCTCTACAGGCGCAGGTCACACCACATCTGAATTCACGTTCTGAATCTTTGACTCTGTTCAGTGCtgatgtgtttctctctctctgtttaaatGCAGATGTCGAATTTCCTCCCATCAAACGTCCCTCAGCAGGTAAATAAGAGAGCTACTGAAAACTCATTACAGTCTTCATGCGTTAGACATTTTCTGATTCTGTTACAATTAAAGGTCACACAAGAAACACATTGTTTTCTTTCACAGAACACAAATATCACCATTTATGATTTTGTGGAGATTAATTTTGGGGAATATTTGTGATTTCAGGTGTATTCATTCATCCAGCAGGCTGTAATTGTAAGTGTGTTTGCAGAATTTCATCTCTGATCAGTTCAAGATCTGCATATAAACTGGTGGATATGAAATATTATCATTAATAAACGGATTCATTTGATTGTAGTCAGACTCCGACAGCTCAGAAGAAGGTGATGTTGCTCAGGTAAACACACTTACTGACAGTATTTATTGCCACACAACCGCCTCTTCACTGCTGCAGTCGTCCTGTAGTAACCTGAggttaaaagaataattcacccaaaaatgtatattctgtcatcatttactcaccctcatgttgtacaaAAGGATATTCTCCATACAATAAAACATACAGTGTTGTCTGTTTAGCTGTAAAAATCACCAAAGAACACAGTAAAAGTAGTTAAtatgctctatattccaagtgttctgaagtcatacaagAGCTGAACAGTTGAAAATCTTCTtctctgtagctctcaaatcacatTCACGCTTGTGCATATTCCACTGTGTGTGACGTCAGTAACATCCCACTTCACTGGTTCTTCTTGTgtatcatgacagaattttcatttttgggtgaactactctgaAGTGTTTCCATGGTGATGGTTCTGCATTTAGTTTGTGTTAAAGCAGTAGCAGCAGCACATCATGATCTGTGTTTGGTCATCAGGTGATTTACATGCTGCCCGTCAGTGTGGAATCACCAAACATGGGTGTGATGGAGGGCACCAGCACCGACCCCGTACCCGGGCACCTTCAGGTCCCAACCTCCACCTCTGCCACACTGACTTCTGCCCATCCTGATGCTCAGGGACAGTTCAGGGGCACTACAGGTGCAGCAAGACGGGCACAGAGAGGCATTCTGGAAGAAAAGAGTCTCTAATAGACTATAAACACATCAAAAGTCACCCAACCGGCCAATCAGAGCTGTCCATTTCACACCCTCTGCTGCAGTTAGGGTTATTCACTGTGATATTGTGATTAAATTCTCTTGCATGTTGCTGTAGTACAGTACACAtctcacatttaaaactataacaaCCAAATCTAACCTGCACATGAAAATGAACACTTAGTAAAAACACATTAGTGGAGAATTTATTTCCTTTTGATTCTAGATTAATGAAAGCTGACTGGTTTCATTATTATTGCCATTTAAGGCAAAAAGGTTGAGAAAGTAAAAGAGAAATGTATAAGTgctacagaaacacacacacatgttataTATTAtcagataaacaaaacaaatgagaaCTGCATGGTGACTAAATGATGCTTATCAAAACTAAACTTTGTGTTCCTTCAGATATAACTGGAGTTTGATTGGATTCATGATACGTCTTTATCGGGACTGTGAGAACTTTCCATTTCCTGTCAAAACATTCAGTGCTGTCTTGTGTCCTCCCTAAAGTAACTATAAGTgtttgtaaaaacatttattgattCTAGATTTATTGATGGGGCTGTATTGAAAGTTTGATCTAAAAGTACCGTGGATACTGGTCAGTTAAATGAGTGTCTTTCTCTCCATGACAcaaataaaatgcttttaattttgtatgtatttctttctttattttaagcTTTGTAACTAAAGTCTTTGTTAAATACACATCTGAGAATCCACTATTTTATGGCATTTTCTATgttgatttcatgtttttttaaaggcagatatgataaaagattaaaaataactattagaTAAGTGTAAGATAAAGTTACGAGAAACACATAAAGGTTAAATGTAATCAGTATTTATGTGATTACCCTGTAAAGTAAAGTGACTATCTCCTTCCTCTCGTAACAAGTG from Myxocyprinus asiaticus isolate MX2 ecotype Aquarium Trade chromosome 29, UBuf_Myxa_2, whole genome shotgun sequence includes the following:
- the si:ch211-149b19.4 gene encoding uncharacterized protein si:ch211-149b19.4; translation: MSYFYRSEQTLKILLTMCVFGVLPLKTDQFPAAQGFAFLLYPVSVVGPYQQHTLLIPVTTADHNTQLTHTAPADHSKMSHQRMFEPLKANSAFLKSVTRSAPVPAHGSAHGSAPSPAPDLHALPSESPALQAQMSNFLPSNVPQQVYSFIQQAVISDSDSSEEGDVAQVIYMLPVSVESPNMGVMEGTSTDPVPGHLQVPTSTSATLTSAHPDAQGQFRGTTGAARRAQRGILEEKSL